The DNA region CCTGCGCAGTGCTTTAAATGGCTTAGAGCTTGCTGTAAAATCGACACCTGAAACAAAGGACAAAAAAATCGATATCACTCTTTCGATCATAGAAGAATGTGTTCAAAGAAAAGCTCTGACTCATGATAAAGATGGTGACGCACATTATGATGTTATTTCCGCTTTTCAAAAATCGATTCGCGGCAGTGATGTCGATGCTGCTCTCCATTATTTGGCCCGCTTAGTTGAGGCTGGTGACTTACCAATCATCTGCAGGCGTTTAATGGTCATCGCTTATGAAGACATCGGTCTTGGTAACCCGGCCGCGGCGGCACGAACAGTCACTGCAGTTCAAGCAGCTGAAAAGCTAGGCTTTCCGGAAGCACGGATCCCTTTGGCAAGTGTCGTTATCGATCTTTGTTTATCTCCTAAATCAAATTCAGGGATCAATGCGATCGATGCCGCACTGGCAGATATACGAGATGGAAAAGCAGGAGAAGTTCCTGACCATCTGCGGGATAGTCACTATTCTGGTGCAAAAGATTTACAACGCGGGCTTGGCTACAAATACCCACACAATTTTGAACATGCTTGGGTCGATCAGCAATATTTGCCTGACAAAATAAAAAATGCTCATTATTATGAACCAATAGATACAGGAAAGTACGAACAGGCTTTACATCAGCAGTACCAACGGATCTTGGACTGGAAAAAAGCCGGTAAAAAAACAAAATAAAACAGGCTGAAATTCAAGCTCTCTCGTTGCTGTTTAAATCATGTTGTGCTATTATAAAGATGGTAAATCTGTGATGTGCGCGTTGTCTTTTTTGTGTGTTGACCGAACATTTTATTGATATCTTGGGATCCTTCTGGTACCTAAGCTGGTAACATGCCTTATCATTTGGTAGTTCGAAGCTGTCAGTCGTGGAACCCACCTGCTTTGTTTGCGGGTTCAATACTATAGGACGAATAACGGCATCGACGGATTTTCCTTTTTTATTAGCTAGTTGAACAATTTGCTCTAGTGCAAATTGTTTTTTCTTTGATGGAGGTTATATAGTGATTCGCCTACTTATCTTTGCATCTGTTGTTTTACTCGTAGTCATCAGTGTTTTCTTATTAAAGAAATCCTCTGTATTTTTGCCCTTGATGCCAAACGATGATCCTGACGAAAATAGACAGTTTCTACATCAATTCGGCGTATTCTATTTGATACTGGCCGCCATTGGTCTTTTAGTAGGGGTCGTCAATTTGACATTTTTTTCTTTATTTTACATATTCGGATTACTTGTTATTTCAACTGTATTCAGTGTGATGCTTGCCAAGAAGATTCTTTGATGATTCTTCTTTTTTTATTTTCTTTTTTAACGATTTTGCTTTACAATTAAACTATAGAGACCGATAAATACATTTTTTAGTTTCACTACTACTGTCTACTATGAGAAGTATACAGCGTGCTTGTTGCTTGCTCATAAAAATATTCGCTGTTTTTTTACAGCACCGCTTATCTGCAGTAATTAAGTGCAGGAGCGAAAGGAGTGGTCAAATGTTACAAAATTATCGTAAAATCATGGTCGCCGTAGATGGATCGACAGAAGCAGAACTAGCTTTTCAAAAGGCTATGAACGTCGCAATGAGAAACGATGCAGAATTACTACTTGCTCATGTGATCGATACACGTGCTTTTCAATCTGTTTCATCTTTTGATGGTGTTTTAGCTGAACAGGCAACTGAAATGGCAAAACAAACACTCGAAGGATATAAAAAACAAGCAAAAGAGCATGGCTGCGAAAAAGTTTCTAGTATTATCGAATATGGCTCACCAAAACCTTGGATCGCAAAACAAATTCCTGAAGACCAAGGCGTAGATTTAATCATGCTGGGTGCTACTGGACTTAATGCTGTGGAACGATTATTTATAGGTTCTGTTTCAGAATACGTTATACGTCATGCAGCATGCGATGTCTTAGTCGTAAGAACAGATTTAGAAAATAAAGTTCCTGTGGATCAGGATGACAAATAGTTTCTTCCTAAAAGAAAACCACCATTCGGCAAGCGAGTGGTGGTTTTTTATTTTTACTTATTTTATTATCTTAAACGTTCAACATCACGTGCGATCATCAATTCTTCATCAGTTGGAATCAATAGTACTTTCACCTTAGAATCGTCTGTTGAGATCACTGATTCTTTTCCACGAACATTGTTCTTATCAGCATCTAACTCACAACCGAACCAAGTCATGCCTTTGATAACTTCACTACGGACATGTGCGTCATTTTCACCAATACCAGCAGTAAAGACAATCGCATCAACACCATTTAATACTGTGACATAGCTTCCGATATACTTACGGATGCGGTCAGTAAAGATATCATAAGCTACTTGAACTGCTTCTTTATCCATATTTGCTTCTAGATCACGCATGTCACTAGAGATACCTGTCAATCCTAAAAGTCCTGATTGTTTATTTAAAATATTGATCATATCTTTGATATCAGTCAATTCTAGTTTTTCCATCAAGTAAGCTAGTAATGAAGGATCGATATCGCCAGAACGAGTACCCATCGTTACTCCTGCAAGTGGTGTAAAGCCCATTGATGTATCAACAGATTTTCCGCCATCGACCGCTGTGATCGAAGCACCATTTCCTAAATGGCAAGTGATGATTTTTAGTTCTTCAATCGGACGACCAAGCATTTCGGCAGCACGGTGAGCAACATATTTGTGGCTTGTTCCATGCGCACCATATTTACGTGCTGAGAATTTTTCATAGTATTCAGTTGGAATACTGTATAAGAAATTGTGTTTAGGCATCGTTGTATGGAAAGCTGTATCAAAAACCGCTACACTGATGATATCAGGTAAGATTTTTTTGAATGCTTTGATTCCCATAGCATTTGCAGGATTGTGTAATGGAGCAAGATCAGCTAATTTTTCGATTTTTGCTAAAACATCATCATCGATCACAACTGAATCTTTGAAGTCTTCCCCACCAGCAACCACACGGTGTCCAACACCAGTGATTTCATCATAAGAAGATAGAATGTTCAATTCAATCAATTTGTCCAATAACATTTTTACGGCAACATCATGATCATTGATATCCACGATTTCTTCATATTTTTCATCGTTTCCATATTTGATTGTAAAGATCGAATCATTCAAACCAATTCGTTCAACGATCCCTTTAGCAACGACTTCTTCCGTTGGCATTTGGTATAATTGCCATTTTAAACTTGAGCTTCCTGCATTGATTGCAATTGTTTTAGACATAATACTCTCCTCTTTTATCGGTTGTTTTATTTTAAATTTGAAGACTTCCAAGCCTCAAATTGTTGAAAAAATTGTGTCACTTTTGCTGGATCTTTCAATGAGCCTAATTTTGCTATCAGAACTTCTTTTGCCTGTTCACTATGCTTACCTTTATTTTGGACAACTAAGATACTTTTTCTAGACTGAGCAGATTTGAATAATTCATCTGGTAATTGAATCATTCCCTGCAGATAGACATTCTTTTGAATCCAGTTCTTAAAGAACACACTTTGTTCCGTTTCTAAAATATTCGTAGGAATCAAAAATAATCCGTATCCATCCGGCTTGACATATTTCATCGCCTGCTCCATCAATAGATGATGTGCATAGCTATGTCCTTCTTCTGCTGCGGAATCAAAACCAGCTGCTTTTTCATCATTCGGATAAAAGCCAACGGGTAGATCACTCAAAGCAACATCAACTGGATCGATCAATAAATCCTGCAGTCCATCTTGGTGAAATAACTGGATCGCAGCTTGTGTCCATTCATTATTTGTTGCAGAAACTGCTAACAATGTATCATCGATATCTACACCAAAGCCGCTGACATCATACTTAGCCAATGACAAATTAAGGACAACTGTCAATAAAAGATTACCCATACCTGCGGCGATGTCCAGAGCCTTCAATGATTGATCCTGATCGTACAATTGTTCGATCAAGTAGACGAATAAAAAGCCAATACCGTCTGGTGTCAATTGATGATTTGCTTGTAAGGACTCTGTTTTATTCCCTTTTAGTAAAATCAACTGGGATAATCGTCTGATTTCTTCTGGAGTTAAATCGATCGCTTTTAATTGTTGATAAATGGTTTTTAGTTGTTGGACTGTCTGCTCATCCGGTACTCCATCGAGAATACGCACTTGGTAATCATCGATGATATTCTCACCATTTTCAATATACGCATCTAAAAAAGAAGTGTCTAAGGATCGTTGAAGTAATTGAATCGATTGTTCCATTAATTCGAAAGCCTTTTCTATTTTCTCAGAGAACAAAAATAACACCTCTATTTCCATCTATAGTATAACAATTTTCATACCTGTTCTATTTTAACGAAAAAAGATCTAATAATCAATCAATTTCCCAACAATATTTGTAAAAGCTTGTTTTATAACTGTTCTTTTTCTGTCGCTCTTGATTGGCTTTTTAAAATTGAAACTAAAGAACCTTTCTGTATCA from Enterococcus sp. 9D6_DIV0238 includes:
- a CDS encoding replication-associated recombination protein A produces the protein MQQPLAYRMRPRNLDEVVGQEHLVGPGKIIRRMVEAKMLSSMILYGPPGTGKTSIASAIAGSTNYAFRMLNAATDTKKDLQIVAEEAKMSGTVILLLDEVHRLDKTKQDFLLPHLENGRIIMIGATTENPYITINPAIRSRTQIFEVKPLNETDIQKAINDALTDKERGLGDYPVLLEDKALQHLSRATNGDLRSALNGLELAVKSTPETKDKKIDITLSIIEECVQRKALTHDKDGDAHYDVISAFQKSIRGSDVDAALHYLARLVEAGDLPIICRRLMVIAYEDIGLGNPAAAARTVTAVQAAEKLGFPEARIPLASVVIDLCLSPKSNSGINAIDAALADIRDGKAGEVPDHLRDSHYSGAKDLQRGLGYKYPHNFEHAWVDQQYLPDKIKNAHYYEPIDTGKYEQALHQQYQRILDWKKAGKKTK
- a CDS encoding acetate kinase, whose translation is MSKTIAINAGSSSLKWQLYQMPTEEVVAKGIVERIGLNDSIFTIKYGNDEKYEEIVDINDHDVAVKMLLDKLIELNILSSYDEITGVGHRVVAGGEDFKDSVVIDDDVLAKIEKLADLAPLHNPANAMGIKAFKKILPDIISVAVFDTAFHTTMPKHNFLYSIPTEYYEKFSARKYGAHGTSHKYVAHRAAEMLGRPIEELKIITCHLGNGASITAVDGGKSVDTSMGFTPLAGVTMGTRSGDIDPSLLAYLMEKLELTDIKDMINILNKQSGLLGLTGISSDMRDLEANMDKEAVQVAYDIFTDRIRKYIGSYVTVLNGVDAIVFTAGIGENDAHVRSEVIKGMTWFGCELDADKNNVRGKESVISTDDSKVKVLLIPTDEELMIARDVERLR
- a CDS encoding class I SAM-dependent methyltransferase, translated to MFSEKIEKAFELMEQSIQLLQRSLDTSFLDAYIENGENIIDDYQVRILDGVPDEQTVQQLKTIYQQLKAIDLTPEEIRRLSQLILLKGNKTESLQANHQLTPDGIGFLFVYLIEQLYDQDQSLKALDIAAGMGNLLLTVVLNLSLAKYDVSGFGVDIDDTLLAVSATNNEWTQAAIQLFHQDGLQDLLIDPVDVALSDLPVGFYPNDEKAAGFDSAAEEGHSYAHHLLMEQAMKYVKPDGYGLFLIPTNILETEQSVFFKNWIQKNVYLQGMIQLPDELFKSAQSRKSILVVQNKGKHSEQAKEVLIAKLGSLKDPAKVTQFFQQFEAWKSSNLK
- a CDS encoding universal stress protein, with protein sequence MLQNYRKIMVAVDGSTEAELAFQKAMNVAMRNDAELLLAHVIDTRAFQSVSSFDGVLAEQATEMAKQTLEGYKKQAKEHGCEKVSSIIEYGSPKPWIAKQIPEDQGVDLIMLGATGLNAVERLFIGSVSEYVIRHAACDVLVVRTDLENKVPVDQDDK